The Lujinxingia sediminis genome contains a region encoding:
- a CDS encoding PP2C family protein-serine/threonine phosphatase yields MHTSQAAAHAASTQDRARSAGWELRFAAITDIGMRRTVNQDVYLLHPSRRLYAVADGMGGHEGGELAATLAIETLAAYFDEVGDMIESTPQDRRSLQHNLVAGIKLANAAVYQEAAERGTHRGMGTTLVALTFDETRAYWAHVGDSRLYRLRNGQLERLTRDHSLLEETLERHNITSSDASEFIANFPYKHVLTRAVGSQYCVDVSVAFSQLVPGDIFLATTDGVHNALSDEELASVLRDHADDLSAACQAIAQLTLSRGAPDNLTALLVETHTPGR; encoded by the coding sequence ATGCACACCTCCCAGGCCGCCGCCCACGCCGCATCCACCCAAGATCGCGCTCGCAGCGCGGGCTGGGAGCTGCGCTTTGCGGCGATCACAGACATTGGCATGCGCCGCACGGTCAACCAGGACGTCTATCTGCTTCACCCCTCCCGCCGGCTCTACGCGGTGGCCGATGGGATGGGCGGTCACGAGGGCGGTGAACTTGCCGCCACACTCGCCATTGAGACACTCGCCGCCTACTTCGATGAGGTGGGCGATATGATCGAGAGCACTCCCCAGGACCGTCGATCGCTGCAACATAACCTTGTGGCGGGCATCAAGCTCGCCAACGCCGCCGTCTACCAGGAGGCCGCCGAGCGCGGCACCCACCGCGGCATGGGCACCACGCTGGTCGCTCTCACCTTCGACGAGACCCGCGCCTACTGGGCGCATGTCGGCGACAGCCGCCTCTACCGCCTGCGCAACGGCCAGCTGGAACGCCTCACCCGCGATCACTCTCTGCTCGAAGAGACCCTGGAGCGCCATAACATCACCTCCTCGGATGCCTCCGAGTTCATCGCTAACTTCCCCTACAAACACGTGCTCACCCGCGCCGTCGGAAGTCAGTACTGCGTCGATGTCAGCGTTGCCTTCTCCCAACTTGTGCCGGGAGACATCTTTCTGGCCACGACCGACGGGGTGCACAACGCCTTGAGCGATGAGGAGTTGGCCTCGGTATTGCGTGACCATGCCGATGACTTAAGCGCTGCCTGCCAGGCCATCGCTCAGCTCACACTGAGCCGCGGTGCCCCCGATAACCTCACCGCCCTTCTCGTCGAGACCCACACCCCGGGGCGTTGA
- a CDS encoding malate dehydrogenase, with protein sequence MTKPVRVAVTGAAGSIDYSLLFRIASGDLLGKDTPVILQLIEITPAMQALEGVAMEINDCAFPLLQDMILTDDLNKGFDGANLALLVGGMPRKAGMERADLIRANGPIFTGQGKAINDNAADDVRVAVVANPCNTNALIAMHSAPDVPNERFTAMTRLDENRAKSQLAAKAGVAVADVKKMGIWGNHSNTMYPDFFNATIGGKPATEVISDHAWLKGDFISTVQQRGAAIIKARGSSSAASAANALIDHVRDWFTVTPEDDFHAMAVPSDGSYGVQEGLIYSFPVRCDGKGGYEIVQGIELNDFSKEKLKVTEAQLLEEREVVADLLT encoded by the coding sequence ATGACGAAGCCTGTCCGCGTTGCTGTCACCGGTGCTGCCGGTTCGATCGACTACTCCCTGCTCTTCCGCATCGCCTCGGGCGACCTGCTGGGTAAGGACACCCCGGTGATCCTTCAGCTCATCGAGATCACCCCGGCGATGCAGGCTCTGGAAGGGGTCGCCATGGAGATCAACGACTGCGCCTTCCCGCTTTTGCAGGACATGATTCTCACCGACGATCTCAACAAAGGCTTCGACGGTGCCAACCTGGCGCTGCTCGTGGGCGGGATGCCACGTAAGGCGGGCATGGAGCGCGCCGACCTGATCCGCGCCAACGGCCCGATCTTCACCGGCCAGGGCAAAGCCATCAACGACAACGCCGCCGATGATGTGCGCGTGGCCGTGGTTGCCAACCCCTGCAACACCAACGCGCTGATCGCCATGCACAGCGCTCCCGACGTGCCCAACGAGCGCTTCACCGCCATGACGCGTCTCGATGAGAACCGCGCCAAGAGCCAGCTTGCGGCCAAGGCCGGCGTGGCCGTGGCCGACGTCAAGAAGATGGGCATCTGGGGGAACCACTCCAATACGATGTACCCGGACTTCTTCAACGCCACCATCGGTGGCAAGCCGGCCACCGAGGTCATCAGCGACCACGCGTGGCTCAAGGGCGACTTCATCTCGACGGTGCAGCAGCGTGGCGCGGCGATCATCAAGGCGCGCGGCTCCTCCTCGGCGGCCAGCGCTGCCAACGCGCTCATCGATCACGTGCGCGACTGGTTCACCGTGACCCCCGAAGACGACTTCCACGCGATGGCCGTGCCCTCCGACGGTTCCTACGGCGTGCAGGAAGGCCTGATCTACTCCTTCCCGGTTCGCTGCGACGGCAAGGGCGGCTACGAGATCGTGCAGGGCATCGAGCTCAACGACTTCTCCAAAGAGAAGCTCAAGGTCACCGAAGCGCAGCTCCTTGAGGAGCGCGAAGTGGTCGCCGACCTGCTCACCTGA
- a CDS encoding foldase protein PrsA, with protein MFLKKTALTSILALLLAACSSSASVPDEAPTSDAPQYRSASLDGEEGASPASEPQAESAGTIAAVGPVASVNGEEISAEEFNTQIAMLQSQAQLPPELLQQMSSQIIENLIDQRLVNQAIEESGVEPSAEEIDARLQEYREEFETSALEMYGEEINFDDYIAQAGISPEEIRESVYQAVAIEKILKADGLQLPGEDEAQTFYNENPEAFTRGEEVRARHILVRVDSEAPEDWEAARQEAQELHARVTGGDDFAEVARESSDDGSAQAGGDLGSFGRGRMVPEFEEAAFSLQVDEISEPVRSDFGWHIIQVTERNDEEVMSFDSVKEQLTRELRNQALQESLGTYVAQLREEAEIETYPENIQ; from the coding sequence ATGTTTTTGAAAAAGACTGCGCTGACGTCCATCCTGGCGCTGCTGCTGGCGGCCTGCTCCTCCAGCGCGTCTGTGCCGGATGAGGCCCCCACCAGCGACGCGCCGCAGTACCGCTCGGCCAGCCTCGACGGCGAGGAAGGCGCTTCCCCCGCCTCCGAGCCCCAGGCCGAGAGCGCGGGCACAATCGCGGCGGTCGGTCCGGTGGCCAGCGTCAACGGGGAAGAGATCAGCGCCGAGGAGTTCAACACCCAGATCGCCATGCTCCAGTCCCAGGCCCAACTCCCCCCGGAGTTGCTCCAGCAGATGTCATCGCAGATCATCGAGAACCTCATTGACCAACGTCTGGTCAATCAGGCCATCGAAGAATCCGGTGTGGAGCCCAGCGCCGAAGAGATCGACGCCCGCCTCCAGGAGTACCGCGAGGAGTTTGAGACCAGCGCCCTGGAGATGTACGGCGAAGAGATCAACTTCGATGATTACATCGCCCAGGCCGGTATCAGCCCCGAAGAGATCCGCGAGTCGGTCTACCAGGCTGTCGCCATCGAGAAGATCCTCAAAGCCGATGGCCTTCAGCTCCCGGGCGAAGACGAAGCACAGACCTTCTACAACGAGAACCCCGAGGCGTTCACGCGCGGCGAAGAGGTACGCGCGCGCCACATCCTGGTACGCGTCGACTCGGAAGCCCCCGAAGACTGGGAGGCCGCTCGCCAGGAGGCCCAGGAGCTGCACGCCCGCGTCACCGGTGGTGACGACTTCGCCGAAGTTGCCCGCGAAAGCTCCGACGATGGCTCGGCGCAGGCCGGCGGTGACCTGGGCTCCTTCGGCCGCGGCCGCATGGTCCCTGAGTTCGAAGAGGCCGCATTCTCGCTGCAGGTCGATGAGATCTCCGAGCCGGTTCGCTCCGACTTCGGCTGGCACATCATTCAGGTCACCGAGCGCAACGACGAAGAGGTCATGAGCTTTGACTCGGTCAAAGAGCAGCTGACCCGCGAGCTTCGCAACCAGGCTCTGCAGGAGTCGCTGGGCACCTACGTCGCCCAGCTTCGTGAAGAAGCCGAGATCGAAACCTACCCCGAAAATATTCAATAA
- the uvrC gene encoding excinuclease ABC subunit UvrC yields the protein MAASDEPYDIQARLSTIPHKPGCYLMRDRRGRIIYIGKAKDLKNRVRNYFQLHGDPRPFVRRLPQILGDIETIITASEKEALILENTLIKAHKPRYNVQLKDDKSFLSLRVDKHQKWPRVEVIRSKGSSKTKPGQRTFGPYSSAYAIRQTLQVLNKHFMLRTCPDHVLNNRSRPCLQYQIKRCPGPCVLPVDKERYQQDVNQAVMFLEGRGDELVERLREKMEHASEELEFELAARYRDQIQALEKVLERQVAVGHREVDQDAFGFYREGDRLTFQVLFIRRGRLEGAQSFSYTDQEFPDEELFSSFLNLYYNAGNHVPNEVLLPLTLEEEEVEAFEELFSELAGHRVYVLSPQRGAKRALIATAQTNARHSFEEEHAREERARDLLEKLQGRLKLKNLPRRIECYDISNLQGAQVVGSLVAFIDGEPAKSEYRHYKMRLVHGQDDFASMHEMLTRRLGKVARGDDDPPDLIVVDGGKGQLGQAMAVIEDLGLHHIDVVSLAKSRVDEVGFDDPEVTRSPERVFLPGRKNPVVLRQNSAELYLLQRVRDEAHDFAIGFHKQLRRKASLRSSLDDIPGIGPKTKRALLRHFGSLVKIKAATLEDLQGVEGVGPSTAEAIRGFFHPPGADPPAG from the coding sequence ATGGCAGCATCCGACGAGCCCTACGATATCCAGGCGCGCCTCTCCACCATCCCGCATAAGCCGGGGTGTTACCTGATGCGCGACCGCCGCGGTCGCATCATCTACATCGGCAAGGCCAAAGACCTCAAAAACCGCGTCCGCAACTACTTTCAGTTGCACGGCGATCCGCGCCCCTTTGTGCGTCGGCTGCCGCAGATCCTGGGGGATATCGAGACGATCATCACCGCCTCCGAGAAAGAGGCGCTGATCCTCGAAAACACCCTGATCAAGGCACATAAGCCGCGCTACAACGTGCAGCTCAAAGACGACAAATCCTTTCTGTCGCTGCGCGTTGATAAGCATCAGAAGTGGCCTCGCGTCGAGGTGATCCGCAGCAAAGGAAGCTCCAAAACAAAGCCCGGACAGCGCACCTTCGGGCCCTATTCCTCGGCCTACGCGATCCGCCAGACGCTCCAGGTGCTCAACAAGCATTTTATGCTGCGCACCTGCCCCGATCACGTGCTCAACAACCGCTCGCGCCCCTGTTTGCAGTATCAGATCAAACGCTGCCCGGGCCCCTGCGTGCTGCCGGTGGATAAGGAGCGCTACCAGCAGGACGTCAACCAGGCGGTGATGTTTCTGGAGGGGCGCGGTGATGAGCTCGTCGAGCGACTGCGCGAGAAGATGGAGCACGCCAGCGAAGAGCTTGAGTTTGAGCTGGCCGCGCGCTACCGCGACCAGATTCAGGCCCTCGAAAAAGTACTGGAGCGCCAGGTGGCCGTGGGCCATCGCGAGGTCGACCAGGACGCCTTTGGCTTCTACCGCGAAGGCGACCGGCTGACCTTTCAGGTGCTCTTTATCCGCCGCGGGCGCCTGGAAGGGGCGCAGTCCTTCTCGTACACCGATCAGGAGTTCCCCGATGAGGAGCTCTTCTCGAGCTTCTTGAACCTCTATTATAACGCCGGCAACCACGTGCCCAACGAGGTGCTTTTGCCACTGACGCTGGAGGAAGAGGAGGTTGAGGCCTTTGAGGAGCTCTTCAGCGAGCTGGCCGGCCACCGTGTCTACGTGTTGAGCCCGCAGCGCGGTGCCAAGCGGGCGCTGATCGCCACCGCCCAGACCAACGCTCGCCATAGCTTTGAGGAAGAGCACGCCCGAGAGGAGCGCGCCCGCGACCTCCTCGAAAAATTGCAGGGACGGCTGAAGCTGAAAAACCTCCCGCGACGCATCGAATGCTACGACATCAGCAACCTGCAGGGTGCCCAGGTGGTCGGCTCGCTGGTGGCCTTTATCGACGGGGAGCCCGCCAAATCCGAATACCGCCACTACAAAATGCGCCTGGTGCACGGGCAGGACGACTTTGCATCGATGCACGAGATGCTCACGCGCCGCTTAGGTAAGGTCGCCAGGGGCGACGACGATCCGCCCGACCTGATTGTGGTCGACGGCGGCAAAGGCCAACTCGGCCAGGCCATGGCCGTCATTGAAGATCTGGGGCTGCACCACATCGATGTGGTCTCCCTGGCCAAGAGCCGCGTCGATGAGGTGGGCTTTGACGATCCGGAGGTCACCCGCAGCCCGGAGCGCGTCTTTTTGCCCGGGCGTAAAAACCCGGTGGTCCTGCGCCAGAACTCCGCCGAGCTCTACCTCTTGCAGCGGGTGCGCGACGAGGCCCACGACTTCGCCATTGGCTTTCATAAACAACTTCGGCGTAAGGCCAGCCTGCGCTCCAGTCTGGATGATATCCCGGGCATCGGGCCCAAGACCAAGCGCGCGCTGCTTCGCCATTTTGGAAGTCTGGTCAAGATCAAGGCCGCGACCCTGGAGGATCTTCAGGGCGTGGAAGGCGTGGGCCCCTCGACCGCCGAGGCCATCCGTGGCTTTTTTCATCCGCCCGGCGCAGATCCACCGGCCGGCTAA
- a CDS encoding argininosuccinate synthase, with protein MSSNTVVLAFSGGLDTSFCVPYLKEKGLDVVTLFVDTGGVDDEERAYIEARAIELGAVAHHTVDGGDDIWEEVVVPLVQGGEIYQQQYPLLCSDRYIIVRKSLQLCRELGTKKFAHGCTGMGNDQVRFDLTVKTLGDFEILAPIRDIQQDHGNVREYEKAFLEERGFSTRAKASRYTINENLLGVTTSGSEVDEWEAPGDETYQLTAHPSQWPREALRASITFEEGVAVALDGEAIAGPELISVLNKRFGAYGVGRGYYTGDTTVGLKGRIVFEAPGLTCLLAAHRALEEAVSTGYQNQFKPVVAQKWVELVYKGFFYEPLKFDLEAYIESSQIFVNGTVTLETWGGKVSAVKIDSPHILRRAGAVYAQSADWNVTEAEGFIKLLGQSSTLHALVNSDED; from the coding sequence ATGTCCAGTAACACCGTCGTACTCGCCTTCTCCGGAGGCCTCGATACCAGCTTCTGCGTCCCCTACCTCAAAGAGAAAGGCCTGGACGTGGTCACCCTCTTCGTCGACACCGGCGGAGTCGATGACGAGGAGCGCGCCTACATTGAAGCCCGCGCCATCGAGCTCGGTGCGGTCGCCCACCACACCGTCGACGGCGGCGATGACATCTGGGAAGAGGTCGTCGTGCCCCTTGTTCAGGGCGGCGAGATCTACCAGCAGCAGTACCCCCTGCTCTGCTCGGACCGCTATATTATCGTGCGCAAATCCCTGCAGCTCTGCCGGGAGCTGGGCACCAAAAAATTCGCTCACGGCTGCACCGGCATGGGCAACGACCAGGTGCGTTTCGACCTGACCGTCAAGACCCTGGGCGACTTCGAGATCCTTGCCCCGATTCGCGACATCCAGCAGGATCACGGCAACGTGCGCGAGTACGAAAAAGCCTTCCTCGAGGAGCGCGGCTTCTCGACGCGCGCCAAGGCCTCGCGCTACACCATCAACGAGAACCTCCTCGGCGTGACCACCTCCGGCTCCGAGGTCGACGAGTGGGAAGCCCCCGGCGATGAGACCTACCAGCTCACCGCGCACCCCTCCCAGTGGCCACGCGAGGCGCTGCGCGCCTCGATCACCTTTGAAGAAGGCGTCGCCGTGGCTCTCGACGGCGAAGCCATCGCCGGCCCCGAGCTCATCTCGGTGCTCAACAAGCGCTTTGGCGCCTACGGCGTCGGCCGCGGCTACTACACCGGCGACACCACCGTCGGTCTCAAAGGCCGCATCGTCTTCGAAGCTCCCGGCCTGACCTGCCTTCTGGCCGCCCACCGCGCGCTCGAAGAGGCTGTCTCCACCGGCTACCAGAACCAGTTCAAGCCGGTCGTCGCCCAGAAATGGGTGGAGCTCGTCTACAAGGGCTTCTTCTACGAGCCGCTGAAGTTCGACCTTGAGGCCTACATCGAGAGTTCCCAGATCTTCGTCAACGGCACCGTCACCCTGGAGACCTGGGGCGGAAAAGTCAGCGCGGTAAAGATCGACTCCCCGCACATCCTGCGACGCGCCGGTGCCGTTTACGCCCAGTCCGCCGACTGGAACGTGACCGAGGCCGAAGGCTTCATCAAACTCCTCGGCCAGAGCTCGACCTTGCACGCGCTGGTCAACAGCGACGAGGACTGA
- a CDS encoding acetylornithine deacetylase: MADDLLKATLEHLRALVGFKTPNPPREMRAGEGIFAYIRSELSKAPGDFIIEEVDLGEGCVWLYARRGQPDLLFNVHLDTVPAAPDYSADPWTLRIEEGRAIGLGACDIKGAAAALIAAAQSSEGPCALLFSSDEEAGQSRCVREFCARAQHAYDAVLVAEPTGVRAVLAHRGIRTFSGTFHGRAGHSSGPRALEESALHNAARWIAGAVEHARQARDGDTRETANSEVGGWEITRHLRGHCFNVGVVEGGKKPNIVAPSAFLRWGIRPRPGDDPGAVAQDFMALAEADAVTWQDGFVGPSLPADFGPEGHDLLQRASEICARYALPAGPAVDFWTEAALFSQAGLPAIVFGPGDIAQAHTADEFVALEDLERIAEHYRRLMSPAIA; the protein is encoded by the coding sequence ATGGCCGACGACCTCCTCAAAGCGACCCTGGAGCATCTTCGCGCGCTGGTTGGCTTTAAGACCCCCAACCCGCCGCGGGAGATGCGCGCCGGTGAGGGCATCTTCGCCTACATCCGCAGCGAGCTCTCAAAAGCTCCGGGAGACTTCATCATCGAGGAGGTCGACCTGGGCGAGGGCTGCGTCTGGCTTTATGCCAGACGCGGCCAGCCCGACCTGCTTTTTAATGTGCACCTGGACACCGTCCCGGCCGCCCCCGACTACAGCGCCGATCCCTGGACGCTTCGCATCGAAGAGGGACGCGCGATCGGCCTGGGAGCCTGTGACATCAAAGGCGCGGCTGCTGCATTGATCGCGGCAGCCCAGAGCAGCGAAGGCCCCTGCGCGCTGCTCTTCTCCAGCGACGAAGAGGCCGGTCAATCCCGCTGCGTACGTGAGTTCTGCGCGCGAGCGCAACACGCCTACGATGCGGTCCTTGTGGCCGAACCCACCGGCGTGCGCGCGGTGCTCGCGCACCGCGGCATCCGCACCTTCAGCGGCACCTTTCACGGCCGCGCCGGCCACTCGTCGGGCCCCCGCGCACTCGAAGAGAGCGCCCTTCATAACGCCGCGCGCTGGATCGCCGGGGCGGTCGAACACGCGCGTCAGGCACGCGACGGCGACACCCGAGAGACAGCCAACTCGGAGGTGGGCGGCTGGGAGATCACCCGGCACCTGCGCGGCCATTGCTTCAACGTTGGGGTAGTTGAAGGCGGCAAAAAACCCAACATCGTCGCCCCCTCAGCCTTTCTTCGCTGGGGCATTCGCCCTCGCCCCGGTGACGATCCCGGCGCGGTCGCACAGGACTTCATGGCGTTGGCCGAGGCCGACGCTGTCACCTGGCAGGACGGCTTTGTAGGGCCCTCGCTGCCGGCCGACTTCGGCCCTGAGGGGCACGATCTGCTTCAACGCGCCTCCGAGATCTGCGCGCGCTACGCATTGCCTGCGGGCCCCGCCGTCGACTTCTGGACCGAGGCCGCCCTCTTCTCCCAGGCCGGCCTGCCCGCCATTGTCTTCGGGCCCGGCGATATCGCTCAGGCCCATACGGCCGACGAATTCGTCGCTCTCGAAGACCTGGAGCGCATCGCCGAACACTACCGGCGACTCATGAGCCCGGCCATCGCCTGA
- a CDS encoding N-acetylornithine carbamoyltransferase, translating into MQHFLTTADWSRPRLQSILDDARNLKAEPYQARLRNKTIALIFFNPSLRTRSSFDIGAHQMGAHAVVLEPGKGSWPMEFELGSVMDQTAEEHVREAARVLSRYCDLIAVRAFPQFEDWQVDRQDRVIHAFAKHATVPVINMETITHPCQELALMLTLQERLGMVDGMKFVLTWTYHPKPLNTAVANSALLIASKFGMDVTLLCPNEDYILDERYMGLARQYTSEQGRSLTVTHNIEEAYSGANVVYAKSWGALPYFGRWDEEKPVRDAHKHFIVDAEKMALTDNGLFSHCLPCRRNVKVTDEVIDSPNSLVIDEAENRLHVQKALMSTLING; encoded by the coding sequence ATGCAACACTTTCTGACCACCGCCGACTGGAGCCGCCCCCGACTGCAGTCGATCCTCGACGACGCCCGTAATCTCAAGGCGGAGCCCTACCAGGCCCGACTCCGCAACAAGACGATCGCTCTGATCTTCTTTAACCCTTCGTTGCGCACCCGCTCCTCCTTCGACATCGGAGCCCACCAGATGGGCGCCCACGCCGTCGTGCTTGAGCCCGGCAAGGGTTCCTGGCCGATGGAGTTCGAGCTCGGCTCGGTCATGGACCAGACCGCCGAGGAGCACGTCCGCGAAGCTGCCCGCGTCCTCTCCCGCTACTGCGATCTGATCGCGGTGCGCGCATTCCCGCAATTTGAAGACTGGCAGGTCGACCGCCAGGATCGCGTTATTCACGCATTTGCAAAGCACGCCACCGTGCCCGTCATCAACATGGAGACCATCACCCACCCCTGCCAGGAACTCGCCCTGATGCTCACCCTGCAGGAGCGCCTGGGTATGGTCGACGGCATGAAGTTCGTGCTCACCTGGACCTACCACCCCAAACCGCTCAACACCGCGGTGGCTAACTCCGCGCTGCTCATCGCCTCGAAGTTCGGCATGGACGTCACCCTGCTCTGCCCCAACGAGGACTACATCCTCGATGAGCGCTACATGGGGCTTGCGCGCCAGTATACTTCCGAGCAGGGCCGCAGCCTCACGGTGACCCATAACATCGAAGAGGCCTACTCCGGCGCCAACGTCGTCTACGCCAAATCCTGGGGGGCGCTCCCCTACTTTGGCCGCTGGGACGAAGAAAAACCTGTGCGCGATGCTCACAAGCACTTCATCGTTGATGCCGAGAAGATGGCGCTGACTGATAACGGACTCTTCAGCCACTGCCTGCCCTGTCGCCGCAACGTCAAAGTTACCGACGAGGTCATCGACAGCCCCAACTCGCTGGTCATTGATGAGGCCGAAAACCGCCTGCACGTTCAAAAAGCTCTGATGAGTACCCTCATCAACGGCTGA